The following proteins are encoded in a genomic region of Ornithodoros turicata isolate Travis chromosome 6, ASM3712646v1, whole genome shotgun sequence:
- the LOC135396766 gene encoding rab-like protein 3 isoform X2: protein MWQGVGKSSAVTLMCHNQPINNPTWTIGCSIEVKLHEFREGTPSQKTYFVELWDIGGSSSHSNTRSVFYNAFHGVILVHDLTNRKSHENLRKWLAEILCRESPSRKGFDFDQEMFADSPVPLLLVATKSDLVQDFGDTSERSFAASLAQQCGADHIFLDTHNAKSLAPGSSNAVKLSRFFDKVIEKRFCSQGVNTYTTFTDRRRIVPPPKYSHVD from the exons ATGTGGCAAG GTGTGGGAAAATCATCGGCAGTGACACTTATGTGCCATAACCAGCCTATTAACAATCCCACGTGGACCATAGGATGCAGCATAGAAGTTAAG CTTCATGAATTCAGGGAGGGGACTCCGTCACAGAAAACTTACTTCGTGGAGCTATGGGATATTGGAGGGTCAAGCAGCCACAGTAACACACGCTCTGTTTTCTACAATGCATTCCATG GTGTGATTCTGGTACACGACTTGACAAATCGCAAGTCACACGAGAATCTTCGCAAGTGGTTGGCAGAAATTCTCTGCCGCGAGTCACCAAGTCGAAAAGG GTTTGACTTCGACCAAGAGATGTTTGCGGACTCTCCCGTACCTTTACTGCTTGTGGCTACCAAAAGTGACTTAGTACAGGACTTCGGTGACACTTCAGAGCGATCCTTCGCAGCATCCCTTGCACAACAATGTGGTGCAGATCACATCTTTCTG GACACCCACAACGCGAAATCCCTGGCACCGGGTTCTTCTAACGCTGTCAAGCTGAGCCGCTTCTTTGACAAG GTTATAGAGAAAAGATTCTGTAGCCAGGGCGTGAACACCTACACCACTTTCACGGACCGTCGGCGTATTGTTCCACCTCCAAAGTATTCGCACGTAGATTAA
- the LOC135396766 gene encoding rab-like protein 3 isoform X1, with amino-acid sequence MAVASVDKVKILVVGDSGVGKSSAVTLMCHNQPINNPTWTIGCSIEVKLHEFREGTPSQKTYFVELWDIGGSSSHSNTRSVFYNAFHGVILVHDLTNRKSHENLRKWLAEILCRESPSRKGFDFDQEMFADSPVPLLLVATKSDLVQDFGDTSERSFAASLAQQCGADHIFLDTHNAKSLAPGSSNAVKLSRFFDKVIEKRFCSQGVNTYTTFTDRRRIVPPPKYSHVD; translated from the exons ATGGCAGTAGCTTCAGTTGATAAAGTGAAGATATTAGTTGTTGGCGATTCAG GTGTGGGAAAATCATCGGCAGTGACACTTATGTGCCATAACCAGCCTATTAACAATCCCACGTGGACCATAGGATGCAGCATAGAAGTTAAG CTTCATGAATTCAGGGAGGGGACTCCGTCACAGAAAACTTACTTCGTGGAGCTATGGGATATTGGAGGGTCAAGCAGCCACAGTAACACACGCTCTGTTTTCTACAATGCATTCCATG GTGTGATTCTGGTACACGACTTGACAAATCGCAAGTCACACGAGAATCTTCGCAAGTGGTTGGCAGAAATTCTCTGCCGCGAGTCACCAAGTCGAAAAGG GTTTGACTTCGACCAAGAGATGTTTGCGGACTCTCCCGTACCTTTACTGCTTGTGGCTACCAAAAGTGACTTAGTACAGGACTTCGGTGACACTTCAGAGCGATCCTTCGCAGCATCCCTTGCACAACAATGTGGTGCAGATCACATCTTTCTG GACACCCACAACGCGAAATCCCTGGCACCGGGTTCTTCTAACGCTGTCAAGCTGAGCCGCTTCTTTGACAAG GTTATAGAGAAAAGATTCTGTAGCCAGGGCGTGAACACCTACACCACTTTCACGGACCGTCGGCGTATTGTTCCACCTCCAAAGTATTCGCACGTAGATTAA